Proteins from a single region of Caloramator sp. E03:
- the iadA gene encoding beta-aspartyl-peptidase encodes MIKLIKGVKIFSPDYLGEGDILIICDKIGAVSKFIDIDKIAEVELEIIDGTNKIAVPGFIDSHVHISGGGGEGGYKTRTPEIMLSDLIIGGITTVVGCLGTDGITRSMEGLLAKARGLEEEGITAYIYTGSYRVPITTITGSVMKDIMLIDKVIGAGEIAISDHRSSQPTIDMIMQLVADARVAGILSGKAGIVNFHLGEGGRMLNYLHEIVIKTEIPYTQFLPTHINRNEQLLNEGIKFAKAGGFIDFTTSSDSVFWEKGEVKASKALKLCIEEGVDINHITFTSDGQGSLPMFNDKKEFIGLGIGKVTSLYYEVRDAIIEDNVPFEKAIRVITSNPAFLLKLKNKGRIEKGFDADIVLVDKETLDIDTVIAKGQVMMQNKELKIRGTFEN; translated from the coding sequence ATGATAAAGCTTATAAAAGGAGTAAAAATTTTTTCTCCAGATTATTTAGGAGAGGGAGATATACTTATAATCTGTGATAAGATAGGTGCAGTATCAAAATTTATTGATATAGATAAAATTGCTGAGGTTGAATTAGAAATAATAGACGGGACAAATAAAATAGCAGTCCCAGGTTTTATAGATTCTCATGTCCACATATCAGGAGGAGGAGGGGAGGGAGGATATAAAACAAGAACACCAGAGATTATGCTTTCAGATTTAATAATCGGAGGCATAACAACAGTAGTAGGATGCCTTGGAACCGATGGGATAACAAGGAGTATGGAGGGGCTTTTGGCAAAGGCAAGGGGGCTTGAAGAGGAAGGCATAACTGCTTATATCTATACAGGTTCTTATAGGGTTCCTATAACTACTATAACAGGAAGTGTTATGAAGGATATAATGCTAATTGATAAGGTTATAGGAGCAGGTGAGATTGCTATTTCAGATCACAGATCATCACAGCCAACCATCGATATGATAATGCAACTTGTTGCAGATGCAAGAGTTGCAGGTATACTATCTGGGAAGGCTGGGATTGTAAATTTTCATCTCGGTGAAGGAGGAAGGATGCTTAATTATTTACATGAGATTGTTATAAAAACTGAAATACCATACACTCAATTTTTGCCTACCCATATAAATAGAAATGAACAGCTACTTAATGAAGGAATAAAATTTGCAAAAGCAGGGGGATTTATAGATTTTACAACCAGTTCAGACTCAGTTTTTTGGGAAAAAGGAGAAGTTAAAGCAAGTAAGGCTTTAAAATTGTGTATTGAAGAAGGAGTAGATATTAATCATATAACCTTTACCTCTGATGGGCAAGGAAGTTTGCCTATGTTTAATGATAAGAAAGAGTTTATAGGACTTGGAATAGGAAAAGTTACATCTCTTTATTATGAAGTTAGGGATGCAATAATTGAAGATAATGTTCCATTTGAAAAGGCAATAAGGGTTATAACATCTAATCCAGCATTTTTATTAAAATTAAAAAATAAAGGAAGAATTGAAAAGGGATTTGATGCAGATATAGTACTTGTTGATAAGGAAACTTTAGATATAGATACAGTAATTGCAAAAGGTCAAGTGATGATGCAGAATAAAGAATTAAAGATAAGGGGAACCTTTGAAAATTAA
- a CDS encoding ABC transporter ATP-binding protein — protein MLSVENLVVCYGGIEALKGISFNVDQGKIVTLIGANGAGKSTTLRSIVGLVKAKSGKVNYLGKDLLTLQTKDMVKEGIVLVPEGRRVFPDLTVLENLKIGAFTRKDQNKIKEDMEWVFSLFPRLKERTWQLAGTLSGGEQQMLAVGRALMSRPKLMMMDEPSLGLAPLIVKEIFEIIKEINKQGVTILLIEQNANAALHIADYAYVLETGRITMEGKGRELLENEDVKKAYLGQSTK, from the coding sequence ATGCTTAGTGTTGAAAACCTTGTTGTATGCTATGGAGGAATTGAAGCTTTAAAAGGAATTAGCTTTAATGTAGATCAGGGTAAAATAGTTACTTTAATAGGAGCCAATGGAGCAGGTAAAAGTACTACTTTAAGATCTATAGTGGGACTTGTAAAAGCCAAATCTGGGAAGGTAAATTATTTAGGAAAGGATTTGTTAACTCTCCAAACTAAGGATATGGTCAAGGAAGGAATAGTGCTTGTACCTGAGGGAAGGAGAGTATTTCCAGATTTAACTGTATTGGAAAACCTAAAGATAGGAGCTTTTACGAGGAAAGACCAGAATAAGATAAAAGAGGATATGGAGTGGGTATTCAGCTTGTTTCCAAGGTTAAAGGAGAGAACCTGGCAGCTTGCAGGAACACTATCTGGAGGAGAACAGCAGATGCTTGCTGTAGGAAGGGCCTTAATGTCAAGACCTAAACTTATGATGATGGATGAACCATCCCTTGGACTTGCACCTTTAATAGTAAAAGAAATATTTGAAATAATAAAGGAAATAAATAAACAAGGTGTTACTATACTTTTAATTGAGCAAAATGCAAATGCAGCCCTTCATATTGCAGATTATGCTTATGTACTTGAAACAGGAAGAATAACTATGGAGGGAAAAGGAAGAGAACTTTTAGAAAATGAAGATGTAAAAAAAGCATATCTTGGACAGAGTACGAAATAA
- a CDS encoding branched-chain amino acid ABC transporter permease: protein MNKKFKLSNNMKLNILLLLILTVIIIIAQENLDEYKLRILNLCAIYTILGLSLNLINGFTGLFSLGHAGFMAIGAYTTALLTMPIAVKEKNFFMVPLISPLDKIVWPFLPSLLLGGALAAIVAFLIGAPVLRLKGDYLAIATLGFSEIIRVIFTNTQRLTNGALGLKDIPNKTNLYWSFGIAILTLIIIVSLINSSYGRALKAIREDEIAAENMGINLFKHKILAFTMGAFFAGIGGGLLGNLIGTIDPLMFRFFLTYNILLIIVLGGMGSITGTIVSSFIITISMEVLRFLDERINLGFVTIKGIPGLRMVIFSLLLMVVILFFRNGLMGAKELTWEVVLKRFSKKPLSKGGIQQ, encoded by the coding sequence ATGAATAAGAAATTTAAATTGTCTAATAACATGAAATTAAATATTCTATTGCTTTTGATTTTAACTGTAATTATTATAATTGCACAAGAAAACCTTGATGAATATAAGTTAAGAATACTAAATCTCTGTGCTATATATACAATTTTAGGACTTAGCTTAAACCTTATAAATGGATTTACAGGGCTTTTTTCATTAGGACATGCTGGATTTATGGCAATTGGTGCATATACTACGGCTCTTTTAACTATGCCAATTGCTGTAAAAGAAAAGAACTTTTTCATGGTTCCCTTAATATCTCCACTTGATAAAATAGTTTGGCCTTTCTTACCATCACTACTTTTGGGAGGGGCTTTGGCAGCAATAGTTGCTTTTTTAATAGGAGCACCGGTTTTGAGGCTTAAAGGGGACTATCTTGCAATTGCAACCCTTGGCTTTTCAGAAATTATAAGGGTTATATTTACAAATACCCAAAGGCTTACAAATGGAGCATTAGGATTAAAGGATATTCCAAATAAAACTAATCTCTACTGGAGTTTTGGTATTGCAATTTTAACCCTAATAATAATTGTCTCCCTTATAAATAGTAGTTATGGAAGAGCGTTAAAAGCAATAAGGGAAGATGAAATAGCTGCTGAAAATATGGGAATTAATCTTTTTAAGCACAAAATACTTGCCTTTACAATGGGAGCTTTTTTTGCAGGGATTGGAGGAGGACTTTTAGGAAATTTAATTGGAACAATAGATCCTCTAATGTTTAGGTTCTTTTTGACCTATAATATACTACTTATAATAGTCCTTGGAGGTATGGGAAGTATAACAGGTACAATTGTATCTTCTTTCATAATAACAATATCAATGGAAGTCTTAAGATTTCTTGATGAGAGAATCAATTTAGGTTTTGTAACAATAAAAGGTATACCTGGACTTAGAATGGTTATATTTTCACTGCTTTTAATGGTGGTTATATTGTTCTTTAGGAATGGTCTTATGGGTGCTAAAGAATTAACATGGGAGGTTGTATTAAAGAGATTTTCAAAGAAACCTCTTTCAAAAGGAGGTATACAGCAATGA
- the argS gene encoding arginine--tRNA ligase translates to MNYKRIIAEKINEKTNIGIETIERLIEIPPKPEMGDYAFPCFQLAKTMKKAPNIIAQELKVSINNDYLEKIESVGGYLNFFIDKSAYTKHVFDLILSERDKYGSSDIGKGKNVVVEYSSPNIAKPFHVGHLYSTAIGNALYKMMKFEGYNTIGVNHLGDWGTQFGKLIVAYKRWVDEEALEKEPIKELLRIYVKFHDEAEKDPSLEDLARMHFKNLEDGCKEETELWERMKDLSLKEFNKIYDMLNIKFDSLAGESFYSDKMDAVVDEIQSKGLLTESNGALVVNLDEYNIPPCIIKKSDGATIYATRDLAAAIYRKKTYDFYKNIYVVGSPQALHFKQIFTTLKLMGHEWANDCVHVGFGLVKFADKKLSTRKGDVIFLEDLLNEAVSRTLELITQKNANLENKEEIAKKVGIGAVVFAYLKNNRERDIMFSFDDMLNFDGETGPYVQYTYARGKSILRKAEGFEAVPDYSKLNSTDEFELIKLLSGFNEAILSAISKYEPSILTRHIIDIAKTFNKIYNLYPILSCEDESLKAARLKLVEATTIVIKNGLSLLGIDVVEKM, encoded by the coding sequence ATGAACTATAAAAGAATAATTGCAGAAAAAATAAACGAAAAAACTAACATTGGAATTGAAACTATAGAAAGACTTATTGAAATCCCTCCAAAGCCCGAAATGGGTGATTATGCTTTTCCCTGTTTTCAGCTTGCAAAAACAATGAAAAAAGCTCCAAATATTATTGCTCAAGAATTAAAAGTGAGCATAAACAATGACTATCTTGAAAAGATTGAAAGTGTAGGAGGATACTTAAACTTTTTTATTGACAAAAGTGCATATACAAAGCATGTATTTGATTTAATTTTATCCGAAAGAGATAAATACGGATCTTCTGATATTGGAAAGGGTAAAAACGTTGTTGTTGAGTACTCTTCCCCTAACATTGCAAAGCCGTTCCATGTAGGACATCTATATTCAACAGCAATTGGAAATGCACTTTATAAAATGATGAAATTTGAAGGATATAATACTATAGGAGTAAATCACCTTGGAGATTGGGGAACACAATTTGGTAAATTAATAGTTGCTTATAAAAGGTGGGTTGATGAAGAAGCCCTTGAAAAGGAACCTATAAAAGAGCTTCTTAGAATTTACGTTAAATTTCATGATGAGGCTGAAAAGGATCCATCCCTTGAAGATCTTGCAAGGATGCATTTTAAAAACCTCGAAGATGGCTGTAAAGAAGAAACTGAGCTATGGGAAAGGATGAAGGATCTAAGCCTTAAAGAGTTTAACAAAATATACGATATGTTGAATATAAAATTTGATTCCCTTGCAGGTGAAAGTTTTTATAGTGATAAGATGGATGCTGTTGTTGATGAAATTCAAAGTAAAGGACTTCTTACTGAAAGTAATGGTGCTCTTGTTGTAAATCTTGATGAATATAATATCCCTCCTTGTATAATAAAAAAATCCGATGGTGCAACTATATATGCAACAAGAGATTTAGCTGCAGCAATCTATAGAAAGAAAACCTACGACTTTTATAAAAATATATATGTCGTTGGTTCTCCTCAAGCTCTTCACTTTAAACAGATATTTACAACATTAAAGCTTATGGGACATGAGTGGGCTAATGACTGTGTTCATGTTGGCTTTGGTCTTGTTAAATTTGCAGATAAAAAACTATCAACAAGAAAAGGAGATGTAATATTCCTTGAGGATTTATTAAATGAAGCCGTATCCCGTACATTAGAGCTTATTACTCAAAAAAATGCAAACCTTGAAAACAAAGAAGAGATTGCTAAAAAGGTAGGTATAGGTGCTGTTGTGTTTGCTTATTTAAAGAATAATCGTGAAAGGGATATAATGTTCAGCTTTGATGATATGCTAAACTTTGATGGAGAAACAGGGCCTTATGTTCAGTACACTTACGCCCGTGGTAAAAGCATATTAAGAAAGGCAGAAGGCTTTGAAGCTGTTCCAGACTATAGCAAACTTAATTCAACTGATGAATTTGAGCTTATTAAACTTCTTTCAGGATTTAATGAAGCAATATTATCTGCTATAAGCAAATATGAGCCTTCAATACTTACAAGACATATAATCGATATAGCTAAAACCTTCAATAAAATATATAACCTCTATCCAATACTATCCTGTGAAGACGAGTCTTTAAAAGCTGCAAGATTAAAGCTTGTTGAAGCTACAACAATTGTAATTAAAAATGGTCTTTCTCTTCTTGGAATCGATGTAGTAGAAAAGATGTAA
- a CDS encoding ABC transporter ATP-binding protein, with protein MNMLKTNNITMKFGGVTAVKDFNLELNNGEIVALIGPNGAGKTTVFNMITGVYKPTEGKIFLKDKDITGLKPDRITSFGIARTFQNIRLFKDLSVLDNVLIANHLRIKSNFIEAIVKLSKYKNEEREMIEYSLMLLERVGLADLKDEKASSLPYGKQRRLEIARALATKPKILLLDEPAAGMNPKETEDLTEFIKDIRNEFDLTIFMIEHHMQVVMGISNRVYVLDYGLTIAEGSPNEIQNNPKVIEAYLGVSEDA; from the coding sequence ATGAATATGCTTAAAACAAATAATATAACTATGAAATTTGGAGGAGTTACTGCAGTAAAGGATTTTAATTTGGAGCTTAATAATGGAGAAATCGTTGCGCTAATTGGGCCTAATGGAGCAGGAAAAACTACTGTATTCAATATGATTACAGGAGTTTATAAGCCAACAGAAGGAAAGATTTTTTTAAAGGATAAGGATATAACAGGACTTAAGCCTGATAGGATAACCTCATTTGGTATTGCAAGAACTTTTCAAAATATAAGGCTTTTTAAGGATTTAAGTGTTCTTGACAATGTTCTTATAGCAAATCACCTTAGGATTAAATCTAATTTTATAGAAGCAATAGTAAAATTGTCAAAATATAAAAATGAAGAAAGAGAAATGATTGAATACTCTTTAATGCTTCTTGAAAGAGTAGGACTTGCTGATTTAAAGGATGAAAAGGCATCTTCTCTTCCTTATGGTAAACAGAGAAGGCTTGAAATTGCAAGAGCACTTGCAACTAAGCCCAAAATACTTCTTCTTGATGAACCTGCAGCTGGTATGAACCCTAAAGAAACTGAAGATTTAACTGAATTTATAAAGGATATCAGAAATGAATTTGATTTAACAATATTTATGATTGAACACCACATGCAGGTTGTTATGGGAATTTCAAATAGGGTTTATGTGCTTGATTATGGCTTAACTATTGCAGAAGGAAGCCCTAATGAGATACAGAATAATCCTAAAGTTATTGAGGCTTACTTGGGGGTGAGTGAAGATGCTTAG
- a CDS encoding IS1634 family transposase: protein MRLQIVKSKNAASLYVVKSVYEKGNRTSKVVEKLGTYDELLKKLNGQDPIEWGKRYVEELNRKEKEEKREILVKYSPVKQINKDEQHTFNGSYLFLQKIYNELGLQNICKNISDKHKFNFNLNSILSRLIYARIIYPSSKLATYELSKKFIEQPDFELQHIYRALEVISEETDFIQSELYKNSLKVCNRNKGVLYYDCTNYFFEIEQEEGLKQYGVSKEHRPNPIVQMGLFMDGDGIPLAFCINKGNTNEQVTLKPLEQKIISEFGLSKFIICTDAGLASTANRKFNNIQNRAFITTQSIKKLKSHLKEWALDPKGWHLSDSDKVYNLNEINEEADINKIFYKERWIKEDGLEQKLIVTFSLKYRNYQRTIRGNQIERAQEVIDTNPTKLKKCNANDYKRFISKTHYTPDGEVAEKELYSINADLIAQEAMYDGFYAVCTNISDDAAAIIKINRRRWEIEESFRIMKSEFKARPVYLRRDDRIKAHFTTCFISLMIYRLLEKKLSEKYTCSDIISGLREMNFYEIKNEGYIPIYTRTDFTDDLHDKFGFRTDYQIINMKQMKKIFKDTKK from the coding sequence ATGAGATTACAAATTGTTAAATCAAAAAATGCAGCATCCTTATACGTAGTTAAATCTGTTTATGAAAAAGGCAATCGTACTTCAAAAGTAGTTGAGAAGCTTGGCACTTATGATGAACTTTTAAAAAAACTAAACGGACAAGACCCTATAGAATGGGGGAAGAGGTACGTTGAAGAGTTAAATAGAAAAGAAAAAGAAGAGAAAAGAGAAATATTAGTAAAATACTCGCCTGTTAAACAAATTAACAAAGACGAACAGCATACTTTTAATGGTAGTTACTTGTTTTTACAAAAAATATATAACGAGCTTGGGCTGCAAAATATCTGTAAAAATATTTCGGATAAACATAAATTTAATTTTAATCTAAATTCAATACTATCAAGATTAATTTATGCAAGAATTATTTATCCATCATCTAAGCTTGCTACATACGAACTATCAAAAAAATTTATTGAGCAGCCTGATTTTGAGCTTCAGCATATTTATAGAGCTTTAGAAGTAATTTCAGAAGAAACAGATTTTATTCAGTCAGAATTATATAAGAACAGTCTTAAAGTTTGCAATCGTAATAAAGGAGTTCTCTATTATGACTGCACCAACTATTTCTTTGAAATTGAACAGGAAGAAGGATTAAAACAGTATGGAGTATCGAAGGAACATAGACCCAATCCAATTGTTCAAATGGGACTTTTCATGGATGGAGACGGCATCCCCCTTGCATTTTGTATAAACAAAGGTAATACTAATGAACAAGTAACTTTAAAACCTTTAGAGCAAAAAATTATATCCGAATTTGGGCTTTCAAAATTTATCATTTGTACAGATGCAGGGCTTGCATCTACAGCTAATAGAAAATTTAATAATATACAAAATCGAGCTTTTATTACTACACAATCTATTAAAAAATTAAAATCACATTTAAAAGAATGGGCGTTAGACCCCAAAGGATGGCATCTTAGCGATTCAGACAAAGTATATAATTTAAACGAAATTAACGAAGAAGCAGATATTAATAAAATTTTTTATAAGGAACGCTGGATAAAAGAAGACGGGCTTGAACAAAAACTTATTGTAACATTTTCCTTGAAATATAGAAACTATCAAAGAACTATAAGAGGTAACCAAATAGAGAGAGCTCAAGAGGTTATTGATACCAATCCTACAAAATTGAAGAAATGTAATGCTAATGATTACAAACGCTTTATTTCAAAGACTCACTACACACCTGACGGTGAAGTAGCTGAAAAAGAATTATACAGCATTAATGCTGATTTAATAGCACAAGAGGCAATGTATGATGGTTTTTACGCAGTATGTACAAATATAAGTGATGATGCTGCCGCAATTATAAAAATTAATAGAAGGCGTTGGGAAATAGAAGAGTCCTTCCGTATTATGAAATCAGAGTTTAAGGCAAGACCAGTATATTTAAGAAGAGATGATAGAATAAAAGCGCATTTTACAACTTGTTTCATTTCCCTGATGATATATAGGCTATTAGAAAAAAAGCTTTCAGAAAAATATACGTGTAGCGATATTATATCAGGACTTAGAGAAATGAATTTTTATGAGATTAAGAATGAGGGCTATATTCCAATATATACAAGGACTGATTTTACAGATGATTTACATGACAAATTTGGCTTTAGAACGGATTATCAAATAATTAATATGAAACAAATGAAGAAAATTTTTAAAGACACGAAAAAATAA
- a CDS encoding branched-chain amino acid ABC transporter permease: MTFEMFLQHLANGISLGSLYALIAIGYTMVYGILRLINFAHGDIFMMATYFAFFGIMTFEMPWYISFIIAIILTGILGIGVERIAYKPLRTSPKISILISAIGVSYLLENLCIVLFNGKPKPFPTPNVFADMVRIGNISIQRLTFIIPVVTIILLVLLSYLVNNTKSGMAMRAVSKDQETAQLMGVDVNNTISFTFGIGSMLAAIGGLMWSLKFPQIQPLMGVMPGLKCFIAAVIGGIGNIKGAVIGGFLLGIGEILLVAFLQSLTGYRDAFAFILLILILLFKPTGIMGEKIAEKV; this comes from the coding sequence ATGACCTTTGAAATGTTTTTACAGCATCTTGCAAATGGAATATCCCTTGGAAGTTTATATGCACTCATAGCGATAGGTTATACTATGGTTTATGGAATTTTAAGGTTAATAAACTTTGCCCATGGGGATATATTTATGATGGCAACTTATTTTGCATTTTTTGGGATTATGACTTTTGAAATGCCATGGTATATTTCCTTTATTATTGCAATTATCTTAACTGGTATTCTTGGAATTGGAGTTGAAAGGATAGCCTATAAACCATTAAGAACATCTCCTAAGATTTCAATATTAATTTCTGCAATAGGTGTTTCTTATTTGCTTGAAAATCTCTGTATAGTTTTATTTAATGGAAAGCCAAAACCTTTTCCTACTCCTAATGTGTTTGCGGATATGGTTAGAATTGGAAATATATCAATTCAAAGGCTTACCTTTATAATACCGGTTGTAACTATAATACTTTTGGTTTTGCTTTCTTATCTTGTCAACAACACAAAGAGTGGTATGGCAATGAGAGCTGTATCAAAGGATCAGGAGACGGCGCAGCTTATGGGAGTTGATGTTAACAATACTATATCCTTTACCTTTGGTATAGGTTCTATGCTTGCTGCTATTGGAGGTCTTATGTGGTCTTTGAAATTCCCGCAGATTCAGCCTCTAATGGGAGTAATGCCTGGGCTTAAATGCTTTATAGCAGCTGTAATTGGTGGAATTGGAAACATAAAAGGAGCTGTTATAGGTGGTTTTTTACTTGGAATTGGTGAAATACTTCTTGTTGCTTTTTTACAAAGCCTAACAGGGTACAGAGATGCCTTTGCTTTTATTCTTTTGATATTAATTCTTCTTTTTAAGCCAACTGGTATTATGGGAGAAAAAATAGCGGAGAAGGTGTAA
- a CDS encoding aminotransferase class V-fold PLP-dependent enzyme: MKKVYLDNSATSFPKAPNVSKSICNYIESIGGNVGRGTYQSSYTAGHVVYETRELLCQLFNFNKPLNVVFTMNITVSLNILLKGFLKQNDHVIVSSMEHNAIMRPLTSLLKEGITFDKVQCDVHGRLNPFDIEKYIKPNTKLIVMTHASNVCGTILPIEEVGKICKRHGIHFILDSAQSAGVLPIDFNKLNLSALAFTGHKGLLGPQGVGGFIIKDDFVNKVTPLIEGGTGSLSESEVQPDYMPDKFESGTLNIPNIFGLNASLKFIKSIGIDAIHEKEMELTKHFIEGIKNIDGIRLCGLDSIEGRTAAISLDFTNHDNSEVAFMLDKEFGIMTRVGLHCAPSAHKTLKTFPKGTVRFSPGYFTSMEDINYTIDSIYKVIKML, from the coding sequence TTGAAAAAAGTATATCTTGATAATTCTGCTACATCCTTTCCCAAAGCACCTAATGTTTCCAAAAGCATTTGCAATTATATAGAAAGTATAGGTGGAAACGTTGGAAGAGGTACATACCAATCCTCCTATACCGCAGGACATGTTGTTTACGAAACAAGAGAACTTTTATGTCAGCTATTCAATTTTAATAAACCTTTAAACGTTGTATTTACAATGAATATAACAGTAAGCCTCAATATCCTTTTAAAAGGGTTTTTAAAACAAAATGACCATGTTATTGTTTCTTCTATGGAACATAACGCAATAATGAGACCATTAACCTCCCTATTAAAAGAAGGAATAACCTTTGATAAAGTTCAGTGTGATGTTCATGGAAGATTAAACCCTTTTGATATTGAAAAATACATTAAACCTAATACAAAACTTATTGTTATGACCCACGCTTCAAACGTATGTGGTACAATATTGCCAATTGAAGAGGTAGGTAAAATATGCAAAAGGCATGGAATACATTTTATACTTGATTCTGCTCAAAGTGCAGGAGTACTCCCAATAGACTTTAATAAATTAAATCTTAGTGCATTAGCATTTACAGGCCATAAAGGACTTTTAGGACCTCAAGGTGTAGGAGGCTTTATAATAAAAGATGATTTTGTTAATAAAGTTACCCCATTAATTGAAGGTGGAACTGGGAGTTTATCTGAATCAGAAGTTCAGCCTGATTACATGCCTGATAAATTTGAATCTGGAACTTTAAATATACCTAACATATTTGGACTTAATGCTTCATTAAAATTTATAAAATCAATAGGGATTGACGCAATACACGAAAAAGAAATGGAACTTACAAAGCACTTTATTGAGGGTATAAAAAATATTGATGGCATAAGACTTTGTGGTCTTGACAGTATTGAAGGAAGAACAGCAGCCATCTCCCTGGACTTTACTAATCATGACAATTCCGAAGTAGCATTTATGTTAGATAAGGAATTTGGTATTATGACAAGGGTTGGTCTTCATTGTGCACCATCAGCCCATAAAACATTAAAAACCTTCCCTAAGGGAACAGTCAGATTCTCTCCAGGGTATTTTACTTCCATGGAAGATATAAACTATACAATAGATTCCATATATAAAGTAATAAAGATGTTATAA
- a CDS encoding gamma-glutamyl-gamma-aminobutyrate hydrolase family protein has protein sequence MGKPFIGITGDYMISEKGMSLGQERYFISKEFVDAVLEAGGVPVIIPIINKEEDILKIMDSLDGIVLSGGFDVNPIYYGEEPSKYVGFTYTPRDLCELFIVKAAIEKDMPILGISRGQQVITVAFGGKLYQDLSDNNTFYINHMQRASINDIGHYVDIVPGTRLFKIFEKDRLLVNSFHHQAAKVVPDNFIVSATSSDGVVEAIEHKTKPIMAVQWHPEIMIKKHPVMLRIFEEFINWCR, from the coding sequence ATGGGTAAGCCTTTTATAGGAATAACAGGGGATTATATGATTTCTGAAAAAGGAATGTCATTAGGGCAGGAGAGATATTTTATATCTAAGGAATTTGTAGATGCTGTTCTTGAAGCAGGTGGAGTACCTGTTATTATTCCAATTATTAATAAAGAAGAGGACATTTTAAAGATTATGGATTCACTCGATGGGATAGTGTTGTCGGGAGGGTTTGATGTAAATCCTATTTATTATGGAGAGGAACCTAGTAAGTATGTAGGGTTTACATACACTCCAAGAGATCTATGTGAGCTTTTCATTGTTAAAGCTGCAATTGAAAAGGATATGCCAATCCTTGGTATAAGCAGGGGTCAACAGGTTATTACAGTTGCCTTTGGAGGAAAACTATATCAGGATTTAAGTGATAACAATACATTTTATATAAATCACATGCAAAGAGCAAGTATAAATGATATAGGACATTATGTGGATATAGTTCCAGGGACACGATTATTTAAAATATTTGAAAAGGATAGGCTTCTTGTTAACAGCTTTCATCATCAAGCTGCTAAAGTAGTACCAGATAATTTTATTGTATCTGCGACTTCATCTGATGGTGTTGTTGAAGCTATTGAGCACAAAACAAAGCCTATTATGGCTGTTCAGTGGCATCCGGAAATAATGATAAAAAAACATCCGGTTATGTTAAGGATATTTGAGGAATTTATCAATTGGTGCAGGTAA